Proteins from a genomic interval of Fusarium oxysporum Fo47 chromosome I, complete sequence:
- a CDS encoding WLM domain-containing protein, whose protein sequence is MSGRKNLTLQRHDIIMPEHDALVLSYSHLAKLPRANDALQTLKKVASLVKPIMRARNWKVRELAEFYPEQHNLLGLNINRGAKICLRLRHAGDKNQFMPIESVVDTMLHELSHIVHGPHDAKFHALWDQLRDEHEGLVLKGYTGEGFLSEGRRLGGSRIPPLEARRVAREAAEKRRARPGTGSGKRLGGSAPRPGEDIRRVIADAAERRSRILKGCGTDNLSETQIRNISDNATKNGFRTQAEEDEANDAAIAQALWELVQEDKSVEYGNSYIAPTADNPTGNGGGSVIPHRGPGGSSERSRESPGWTCSTCTLHNPANYLCCDACGMERSEMSPRTQQVTSNRRSRSPVSQPAVIDLTTSSPPRDRQKSATTSRHSRPRVTGQEAASSGSQIWECSFCGTVMEKKWWTCSTCGKIKDNSR, encoded by the exons ATGTCCGGCCGTAAGAAT CTTACCCTACAAAGGCacgacatcatcatgcccGAACACGATGCGCTCGTGTTGTCGTATAGCCACTTGGCCAAGCTTCCCAGAGCAAACGATGCCCTGCAAACCTTGAAGAAAGTAGCTTCCCTTGTGAAGCCTATAATGCGAGCGCGCAACTGGAAAGTCCGAGAGTTGGCCGAGTTCTATCCTGAACAACATAATCTTTTAG GTCTCAATATCAACCGAGGAGCCAAGATATGTCTTCGTTTGCGACATGCCGGAGATAAGAACCAGTTTATGCCCATCGAAAGTGTTGTTGATACAATGCTACACGAGTTGTCACACATAGTCCATGGCCCTCACGATGCCAAGTTTCATGCTCTTTGGGATCAACTCAGAGATGAGCACGAGGGTCTGGTTCTTAAAGGCTACACTGGAGAAGGCTTCCTTTCAGAGGGGCGGCGTCTTGGAGGCTCAAGAATACCGCCTCTTGAAGCTCGTCGAGTGGCACGAGAGGCTGCAGAGAAGCGACGAGCTCGTCCCGGTACTGGATCAGGCAAACGTCTAGGTGGCTCTGCTCCTCGGCCAGGTGAAGATATTCGGAGAGTAATTGCGGATGCTGCCGAACGGCGGAGCAGGATCCTCAAGGGTTGTGGCACAGATAACCTCAGCGAAACTCAAATCCGCAACATTTCAGACAATGCCACAAAGAACGGTTTTCGAACACAggccgaagaagacgaggcTAACGATGCAGCCATAGCTCAAGCCCTGTGGGAACTAGTGCAGGAAGACAAATCTGTCGAATACGGCAACTCTTACATCGCTCCCACGGCAGACAATCCAACTGGAAATGGAGGCGGATCAGTAATCCCGCATAGGGGACCTGGTGGTAGTTCGGAGAGGTCTAGAGAGTCTCCAGGTTGGACATGCAGCACTTGTACTCTGCACAATCCTGCCAACTATCTCTGTTGTGACGCTTGTGGGATGGAGCGGTCCGAGATGAGTCCAAGGACACAACAGGTTACGAGCAACCGCCGATCCAGATCGCCAGTATCGCAACCTGCTGTTATTGACTTGACGACTTCGAGTCCGCCCCGAGATCGGCAGAAGTCTGCTACAACATCGCGGCATTCAAGACCAAGAGTCacaggtcaagaagctgcgTCGTCGGGATCGCAGATATGGGAATGTAGTTTTTGTGGGACGGTGATGGAAAAGAAGTGGTGGACGTGTTCGACATGTGGAAAAATCAAGGACAATTCACGATAG
- a CDS encoding S-adenosyl-L-methionine-dependent methyltransferase gives MAEQKDRWSTNAYQHSASFVPKLATKVVQWLDLQKDDVLLDIGCGDGILNAEFAKILAQGSGSMHGVDSSASMIEAARELCKDSQNSTFDVLDATQLVSKPELQKGAFTKVFSNAAMHWILRPEDTRAQFFKGVYASLAPGGSFVFEMGGFGNVSEMRTAALSAVGRRIGMKAALAADPWFFPDEAWVTKALQDAGFVVERAEREWRPTPADKGGVEGWIRLMASQFLDAISDEKEREEAVQECVGVLREVCRNPSGGETISYVRLRGVARKPE, from the exons ATGGCCGAACAGAAAGATAGATGGTCTACCAAC GCTTATCAGCACTCAGCTTCTTTTGTCCCTAAGCTGGCAACAAAAGTTGTTCAATGGCTTGATTTACAGAAAGACGATGTCCTTCTTGATATCGGATGTGGAG ATGGCATCTTGAATGCCGAGTTCGCAAAGATCTTGGCACAGGGAAGCGGCTCAATGCATGGCGTTGATAGCTCAGCTTCCATGATTGAAGCTGCCAGAGAACTGTGCAAAGATTCTCAGAACTCTACCTTTGATG TCCTGGACGCTACGCAGCTCGTCTCCAAGCCAGAATTACAAAAAGGAGCTTTCACCAAGGTTTTCTCCAATGCAGCCATGCACTGGATTCTCCGCCCAGAAGATACTCGTGCTCAGTTCTTCAAGGGTGTTTACGCTTCACTGGCCCCTGGTGGTTCATTCGTCTTCGAGATGGGCGGTTTCGGCAACGTTTCTGAAATGCGAACTGCTGCTCTTAGTGCTGTAGGCCGCCGCATCGGTATGAAAGCCGCCCTTGCAGCTGATCCATGGTTCTTCCCTGACGAAGCTTGGGTCACAAAGGCGCTGCAAGACGCAGGCTTCGTTGTTGAACGGGCAGAGCGGGAATGGCGGCCAACACCAGCTGACAAAGGCGGTGTTGAGGGCTGGATTAGACTCATGGCAAGTCAGTTCTTAGATGCTATTtcagatgagaaggagagggaggaaGCTGTGCAGGAATGCGTGGGGGTGCTGAGGGAGGTCTGTCGTAATCCTTCTGGTGGGGAGACAATATCCTATGTGAGGCTCAGAGGCGTAGCCAGGAAGCCTGAATAG